The genome window TAGCGAAAACTTTACCAGATTTTAAACCGGAAATGGTTGCAGGACATTCTTTAGGAGAAATTTCTGCTTTAGTTGCAAATGGAACTTTAGATTTTGAATCTGGATTAAAATTAGTGTACAAGCGTGCTTTAGCAATGCAAGCGGCGTGTGAAGCTAATCCATCAACAATGGCTGCAATTTTAGGATTAGAAGACAAAATTGTTGAAGATGCTTGTGCAGAAATTGATGGCGTTGTAGTGGCTGCAAATTACAATTGTCCAGGTCAGTTAGTGATTTCTGGAGAGATTGAAGCGGTTAATGTAGCATGCGAAAAGTTGAAAGAATTAGGCGCAAAACGTGCTTTAGTTTTACCTGTTGGTGGAGCTTTTCATTCGCCTTTAATGAAACCTGCAGAAGAAGAATTAGCAAAAGCAATTGAAGAAACAACATTCAATACGCCAATTTGTCCAGTATATCAAAATGTAAGTACAACTGCTGTTACAGATCCTGCAGAAATCAAGAAAAACTTGATTGCGCAATTAACTGCTCCTGTAAAATGGACGCAATCTGTACAAAATATGATTGCTGATGGTGCGACTGAATTTATTGAGGTTGGACCAGGAAACACTTTACAAGGTTTAGTGAAAAAAATAAACAGAGAAGTAACGACTTCTTCGGCACAAATCTAAACGAAATGAAAACATACCGTTCCAATGGAAAATTATTCCTTATCGGGGAATATATTGTAATTGATGGAGCGAAAGCATTTGCATTGCCCACGAAATATGGGCAATGTTTGTTTGTAGAAAATTCATCAGAAACAGAAAATTTAATCATT of Empedobacter falsenii contains these proteins:
- the fabD gene encoding ACP S-malonyltransferase, with amino-acid sequence MKAYVFPGQGAQFSGMGKDLYENSEIAKELFDKANEILGFDIKSIMFEGSAEDLKQTKVTQPAVFLHSVILAKTLPDFKPEMVAGHSLGEISALVANGTLDFESGLKLVYKRALAMQAACEANPSTMAAILGLEDKIVEDACAEIDGVVVAANYNCPGQLVISGEIEAVNVACEKLKELGAKRALVLPVGGAFHSPLMKPAEEELAKAIEETTFNTPICPVYQNVSTTAVTDPAEIKKNLIAQLTAPVKWTQSVQNMIADGATEFIEVGPGNTLQGLVKKINREVTTSSAQI